In one window of Reinekea forsetii DNA:
- a CDS encoding KpsF/GutQ family sugar-phosphate isomerase, translating into MTNTNFLAIAKRTFALEISALTTLEQALDDQFNQACLLLLGCKGRVVVTGMGKSGHIAHKIAATLASTGTPAFFVHPGEASHGDMGMITGADVVIALSNSGEVNEIVSLLPLIKRLGAALIGMSGNNSSSLATLSDVHLYCGVEQEACPLNLAPTSSTTAALVMGDAVAIALLEARGFSAEDFAFSHPGGSLGRKLLLKVETIMHDGDEIPIINPDASVSEALMVMTQKSLGMVTVQQDGRLLGIFTDGDLRRVIDQKIDFSATSISTVMHPKPHSIDADQLAAQALYMMEEHKITSLVVTHKNIVAGVIHMHDILRAGVA; encoded by the coding sequence CGCTGGAAATTTCGGCCTTGACCACACTGGAACAGGCCCTGGATGACCAATTTAACCAAGCCTGCTTGTTATTGCTCGGGTGTAAGGGTCGCGTTGTGGTCACGGGCATGGGTAAATCCGGCCATATCGCCCACAAGATAGCCGCCACTCTGGCCAGCACGGGCACCCCAGCATTCTTTGTCCACCCCGGTGAAGCCAGTCATGGCGACATGGGTATGATTACCGGTGCAGATGTCGTTATCGCCTTATCCAATTCGGGCGAAGTGAACGAAATCGTTTCTCTGCTGCCGCTGATCAAGCGGCTGGGTGCCGCACTTATTGGCATGTCCGGCAATAACAGCAGCAGCTTGGCCACCCTGTCCGATGTGCATCTATACTGTGGGGTCGAGCAAGAGGCTTGCCCATTGAACCTTGCGCCGACATCCTCGACCACCGCGGCCCTGGTAATGGGTGATGCCGTGGCAATTGCCCTGCTGGAGGCGCGTGGTTTCAGCGCCGAAGACTTTGCCTTTTCCCACCCTGGCGGAAGCCTAGGCCGGAAATTACTGCTCAAGGTGGAAACCATCATGCACGATGGTGATGAGATCCCGATCATTAATCCGGACGCCTCCGTTTCAGAAGCCCTAATGGTGATGACACAGAAAAGCCTCGGCATGGTCACCGTGCAGCAAGACGGGCGGTTGCTGGGCATCTTCACCGATGGCGATTTACGCCGGGTAATTGATCAAAAAATAGACTTTTCGGCGACGTCCATCTCGACCGTAATGCACCCTAAACCACACTCAATCGATGCTGACCAGCTGGCCGCCCAAGCCCTTTATATGATGGAGGAGCACAAGATTACCTCGCTGGTTGTGACCCATAAGAATATCGTCGCCGGCGTGATTCATATGCACGACATATTGAGAGCCGGCGTGGCCTAA
- the lptC gene encoding LPS export ABC transporter periplasmic protein LptC, whose product MMYRKLLLMVLIGLAALLLILLMSSDERMTAEVTNQISLPADSPDIYVTGMALTRYDKLGSKVMTVDADTVSVYNSSGQSLLSQPVVILTDAGQKTWHIRADQALVMANDDMEFRHNVVATQLNGTPATRVGSEFMRVSDQGQLISTDLAVTIVKGRQTVDAVGMAVQLDAPEPVINLLSEVNFVYEPS is encoded by the coding sequence ATGATGTATCGCAAGCTACTGCTTATGGTGCTGATAGGTTTGGCTGCTCTACTACTAATCTTGCTTATGTCCAGTGATGAGCGGATGACGGCTGAGGTCACAAACCAGATATCGCTGCCGGCGGATTCACCGGATATATACGTAACCGGGATGGCCCTAACGCGCTACGATAAACTGGGTTCTAAGGTTATGACCGTCGACGCGGATACCGTGTCGGTGTACAACAGCAGCGGTCAGAGCCTGTTGAGTCAACCGGTGGTGATCCTGACCGATGCTGGTCAAAAGACGTGGCATATCAGAGCCGACCAGGCCCTGGTTATGGCCAATGACGACATGGAATTCCGCCACAACGTTGTGGCAACTCAACTCAACGGTACGCCTGCGACTCGAGTCGGGAGCGAGTTTATGAGGGTTTCCGACCAGGGCCAGCTAATCAGCACCGACTTAGCGGTAACCATCGTTAAGGGCAGACAAACCGTTGATGCGGTCGGCATGGCGGTCCAACTAGATGCACCCGAACCGGTGATCAACTTACTATCGGAGGTTAATTTTGTTTATGAACCGTCGTAA
- the lptA gene encoding lipopolysaccharide transport periplasmic protein LptA, which produces MNRRKKTALLMLVSLCAASLALATPEDRNKPITGKADTNTMDANSGKTVLIGQVVITQGALIIYADKVTIETDPVSDQLSYLLAEGKPVRLFDQPVADGEMVQVQGLRVEFFPNENKIITLGQAQVTQVGNKAEGERIIYLTDTGVMTIESERAITGQPGGKQAELLIQPEAVN; this is translated from the coding sequence ATGAACCGTCGTAAAAAAACCGCCTTACTGATGTTAGTCAGTCTTTGCGCGGCAAGCTTGGCGCTAGCGACGCCGGAAGATCGCAACAAGCCCATTACCGGCAAGGCCGATACCAACACCATGGATGCCAATAGCGGTAAGACGGTCTTAATTGGCCAGGTGGTTATCACCCAGGGGGCTTTGATTATCTATGCTGACAAGGTCACCATTGAAACGGATCCAGTGTCCGATCAGCTTTCCTATTTACTCGCCGAAGGCAAGCCGGTGCGGCTCTTCGACCAGCCTGTGGCCGACGGTGAAATGGTCCAAGTACAAGGCCTGCGGGTCGAATTTTTCCCCAACGAGAATAAGATTATCACTCTGGGTCAGGCACAGGTTACTCAGGTCGGCAACAAAGCCGAGGGCGAGCGCATTATTTATTTGACCGACACCGGGGTTATGACGATAGAGTCCGAGCGCGCCATCACCGGACAGCCAGGCGGCAAGCAAGCAGAGTTGCTCATTCAGCCTGAGGCCGTGAATTAA
- the lptB gene encoding LPS export ABC transporter ATP-binding protein — protein sequence MALLEATHLAKSYKKRPVVRDVSIAVEEAQIVGLLGPNGAGKTTCFYMIVGLIAADHGDVTINGVSVTHMPMHARARQGIGYLPQEASIFRKLSVADNILAVLQTRKDLSKQQQNERLESLLAEFNVTHIRTSLGMALSGGERRRVEIARALAMEPKVILLDEPFAGVDPISVGDIKAIIYHLQKRGIAVLITDHNVRETLDICEKAYIVGNGHIIAEGSAEEVLSNQTVREVYLGDQFRL from the coding sequence ATGGCCTTACTGGAAGCAACCCATCTGGCCAAAAGCTACAAAAAACGTCCAGTTGTTCGAGATGTTAGCATCGCCGTCGAAGAGGCCCAGATCGTTGGGCTACTGGGTCCGAACGGGGCCGGTAAAACCACCTGTTTCTATATGATCGTCGGTCTAATTGCCGCCGATCATGGCGATGTGACGATCAACGGTGTTTCGGTGACCCATATGCCGATGCACGCCCGGGCGCGCCAAGGCATTGGCTATCTGCCCCAAGAGGCCTCTATTTTTCGTAAGCTGTCGGTTGCCGATAACATCCTCGCCGTCCTGCAAACCCGAAAAGACCTCTCCAAGCAACAGCAGAATGAACGGCTTGAGTCCTTATTGGCCGAGTTCAATGTCACCCACATCCGCACCAGTTTGGGCATGGCGCTATCCGGCGGCGAGCGGCGGCGGGTGGAAATAGCCCGGGCCTTAGCGATGGAACCTAAGGTGATCTTGCTGGATGAGCCCTTTGCTGGTGTCGACCCTATTTCGGTCGGTGATATCAAGGCGATCATCTATCATCTACAAAAACGCGGCATTGCCGTTTTAATTACAGATCACAATGTTCGGGAAACCCTCGATATTTGTGAAAAGGCCTATATTGTCGGCAATGGTCACATCATTGCGGAAGGTTCCGCTGAAGAAGTTCTCAGCAATCAAACTGTCCGTGAGGTATATTTAGGTGATCAGTTCCGTTTATAA
- a CDS encoding RNA polymerase factor sigma-54, producing MKTSLQLKMSQQLTMTPQLQQAIKLLQLSTLDLQQEIQQALDTNPMLEVKEDDADAPEHANTQEPPNNDDRQVAKTETDDSTRELTVQETIPDELAVDSSWDDIYTHQPTSHGLPSGDDDYNLENIYGTTDSLQDHLYWQLNLTPMTDKDRVIAETILESVDDEGYLSSPVADIFEGLMVAISSDDDPLDEDEFHAVLHRLQQFDPPGVCAVNLADCLAIQLKQLATDTPYLALAIRIVENHIELLGIKDFAQIMRKARIKENELREVFLLIQTLNPRPGNSIASGKSEYVVPDVIVTKDIKNNRWFVELNPDIAPKLRVNSSYASMVKRADNSSDNTYLKDHLQEAKWFIKSLQSRNETLLKVATTIVEHQRGFLDYGDEAMKPLVLHDIAEVVGMHESTISRVTTQKYMHTPRGIYELKYFFSSHVSTDTGGACSSTAIRALIKKLVLAENTRKPLSDSKIADLLGEQGIQVARRTIAKYRESLNIPPSNERKSLI from the coding sequence ATGAAGACATCCTTACAACTTAAAATGAGCCAGCAACTGACGATGACCCCGCAGTTGCAGCAGGCGATTAAGTTATTGCAACTGTCCACGCTCGACTTACAGCAGGAAATTCAGCAGGCGTTGGACACCAACCCCATGCTCGAGGTCAAGGAGGACGATGCCGATGCTCCAGAACACGCCAACACTCAGGAGCCACCCAATAATGACGACCGTCAGGTTGCTAAGACTGAGACCGATGACTCCACTCGAGAACTGACCGTTCAGGAAACCATTCCGGATGAGCTGGCAGTAGACAGCTCATGGGACGACATCTACACCCATCAACCCACTAGCCATGGGCTGCCGTCCGGCGATGATGATTATAATCTCGAAAACATCTATGGCACGACCGACTCACTACAAGATCACCTCTACTGGCAGCTGAACCTGACCCCGATGACCGATAAGGATCGGGTCATTGCTGAAACCATTTTGGAAAGTGTCGATGATGAAGGCTATTTGTCGAGCCCCGTAGCCGATATATTTGAAGGTCTGATGGTGGCCATCTCGTCCGATGATGATCCGCTCGATGAAGACGAATTCCATGCGGTATTACACCGTTTGCAACAGTTTGACCCACCGGGAGTCTGTGCGGTCAACCTAGCTGACTGCCTAGCGATCCAACTCAAGCAGCTCGCCACGGACACACCCTATTTAGCGCTGGCGATACGCATCGTCGAAAATCATATCGAGCTGTTGGGCATCAAAGACTTTGCGCAAATAATGCGCAAGGCGCGGATCAAGGAAAACGAGCTGCGCGAAGTCTTCCTACTCATACAAACACTCAATCCCCGGCCCGGCAATAGCATTGCCTCGGGCAAATCCGAGTACGTAGTACCAGATGTTATTGTCACCAAAGACATCAAAAACAATCGTTGGTTTGTTGAACTGAACCCCGATATAGCGCCGAAACTGCGGGTCAACTCCTCTTACGCCTCGATGGTCAAGCGGGCCGACAATTCATCGGATAACACCTACCTAAAGGACCACTTGCAAGAGGCTAAGTGGTTTATTAAGAGCCTGCAGAGTCGAAATGAAACGCTGCTCAAGGTCGCCACCACCATCGTTGAGCACCAACGTGGCTTCTTGGACTATGGCGATGAGGCAATGAAACCGCTGGTTCTGCACGATATCGCAGAGGTGGTGGGTATGCACGAGTCGACCATTTCGCGTGTCACCACACAAAAATACATGCACACCCCCCGTGGTATATACGAATTAAAGTACTTTTTCAGTAGCCATGTCAGCACCGATACCGGTGGCGCCTGTTCCAGCACCGCGATTCGCGCACTGATCAAAAAGTTAGTGCTCGCGGAAAATACTCGTAAACCGCTGAGTGACTCTAAAATTGCCGATTTACTCGGTGAACAGGGCATACAGGTCGCCCGACGAACCATCGCCAAGTACCGAGAGTCATTGAACATTCCACCGTCAAATGAACGTAAGAGTTTGATTTAG
- the hpf gene encoding ribosome hibernation-promoting factor, HPF/YfiA family — MQVHISGHHVEVTEALQSYVSTKLEKLQRHFDQIGNVQVTLSIEKERQKAEGSLNIKGAQLHADAEHDDLYAAIDLMNDKLDRQLIKHKEKTVSRSHGS, encoded by the coding sequence ATGCAAGTTCATATCAGCGGCCATCACGTTGAGGTAACAGAAGCCCTCCAGAGCTACGTTTCAACTAAGCTTGAAAAGCTCCAACGACATTTTGACCAAATCGGCAACGTGCAGGTCACCCTCAGTATCGAAAAGGAGAGACAAAAAGCAGAAGGCTCGCTGAACATCAAGGGCGCCCAACTCCATGCAGACGCCGAACATGACGATTTATACGCCGCCATTGATCTAATGAATGACAAACTGGACCGTCAATTGATCAAGCACAAAGAAAAAACTGTCTCACGCAGCCACGGGTCATAA
- a CDS encoding PTS sugar transporter subunit IIA: MIPLDQVLRPERTFVDDFGASKKKVLQTLAERLSKTLTGVSDVELFDQLIARERLGSTGIGSGVAIPHCRLVGLDKPTAALVLLTNPIDFQAIDAKPVDLVFALVVPIDATDEHLQLLAMVVEKVNDPKSLALIRQCPSAMALYEQFVGAPNKQ; the protein is encoded by the coding sequence ATGATTCCTCTGGACCAAGTATTGCGCCCCGAACGCACCTTTGTTGATGACTTCGGTGCGAGCAAAAAAAAGGTACTGCAAACCCTTGCTGAGCGCCTGTCCAAGACGCTTACTGGGGTATCGGATGTTGAGTTGTTTGACCAACTGATCGCTCGTGAACGGTTGGGCAGTACCGGTATAGGTTCAGGCGTTGCAATACCCCATTGCCGCCTTGTTGGCTTAGACAAGCCCACGGCGGCATTGGTTTTATTGACCAATCCTATTGATTTCCAAGCGATAGATGCCAAGCCAGTGGATCTCGTTTTTGCCCTGGTGGTCCCTATTGATGCTACCGATGAACATTTACAGCTGCTGGCGATGGTGGTTGAAAAGGTTAATGACCCTAAGTCTTTAGCTTTGATTCGCCAATGTCCTAGCGCGATGGCCCTATATGAGCAATTTGTAGGAGCCCCAAATAAGCAATAA
- the rapZ gene encoding RNase adapter RapZ → MSSEKIRLIVISGRSGSGKSTVLNTLEDAGFNCIDNLPPALLPELVRWMTESAPHKQIAVCIDVRVSTEGLRDLPEILGSLSAKIQPELLYLDADEAILLQRFSATRRKHPLTDNAHSLAEAIAQETLSLAPIADGADFKLDTSTLSVQQLRVQIRDRLINRPTGLALQFLSFGFKHGLPRDADMVFDVRCLPNPYWDKSLRMFTGVDRPIQEFLRREPAVADMFEDIRRFMERWLPEHERNQRSYLTVAIGCTGGQHRSVYLAEELTTAFKEKYPTTQIRHRDMGQDTA, encoded by the coding sequence ATGTCTTCTGAAAAAATCCGACTAATAGTGATTAGTGGCCGTTCCGGTTCCGGTAAGTCGACTGTCTTAAATACACTTGAAGATGCCGGCTTTAACTGCATCGACAATTTACCCCCAGCTTTATTGCCTGAACTGGTCAGATGGATGACTGAGTCCGCACCTCATAAACAGATAGCAGTGTGCATTGACGTCCGAGTCTCCACCGAGGGTCTGCGTGACCTACCCGAAATTTTAGGCAGTCTCAGTGCAAAAATTCAACCAGAGCTACTGTACCTCGATGCCGATGAAGCCATCCTGTTACAGCGTTTTTCTGCGACCCGGCGTAAGCATCCATTAACCGACAACGCCCACTCGCTGGCCGAAGCGATTGCCCAAGAAACGCTGTCTTTAGCGCCCATCGCCGATGGGGCAGACTTCAAGCTGGATACCAGCACCCTGTCGGTACAGCAACTGCGCGTGCAAATCCGCGACCGACTAATCAACCGACCAACCGGTTTGGCGTTGCAGTTTCTGAGCTTTGGTTTTAAACATGGCTTACCCAGAGATGCGGATATGGTGTTCGATGTGCGCTGCCTGCCTAATCCATACTGGGATAAGAGCTTGCGCATGTTTACCGGTGTTGATCGCCCTATTCAAGAGTTCTTACGCCGAGAACCGGCAGTGGCGGACATGTTTGAGGATATCCGGCGCTTTATGGAGCGCTGGTTACCGGAACACGAACGCAACCAACGCAGTTACCTAACCGTGGCCATTGGTTGCACCGGTGGCCAACATCGCTCGGTATATCTGGCTGAGGAGCTCACGACGGCCTTCAAAGAAAAATACCCGACCACACAAATCAGACACCGAGACATGGGGCAGGATACAGCGTGA
- a CDS encoding HPr family phosphocarrier protein has product MIREEIVIINKLGLHARAAAKLVGAASQFGSMVSVYKDGRQADAKSIMAVMMLAASKGTALTFEIDGSDEVLAWTAIETLINNFFDEGE; this is encoded by the coding sequence GTGATTAGAGAAGAGATTGTCATCATTAACAAACTCGGATTGCATGCGCGCGCGGCCGCCAAACTGGTCGGGGCGGCATCCCAATTTGGTAGCATGGTGTCGGTCTATAAGGACGGACGACAAGCCGATGCGAAAAGCATTATGGCCGTTATGATGCTCGCGGCATCCAAGGGCACTGCCCTGACCTTTGAAATAGATGGCAGCGATGAGGTCTTAGCCTGGACAGCGATCGAGACCCTGATAAATAACTTTTTCGACGAGGGCGAATAA
- the mgtE gene encoding magnesium transporter has protein sequence MPASLTDGQLNSHKQQLGAALEKADLDLVSILINADIAVGDIAHLLETTPHKHRLTLWDFVADALQGEVLTHLNEDIQQSFLARMSAEEIVETTHDIDNDDLADLLQQMPEGRSSRVLQLLAPEERSQVEGLLAYPEDTAGGLMTTDMVTVRGDVTVAAVLRYLRKISLPDALDRLWVTNRQFHYQGSLALTVLLTAKPSSLVSDIMNTDIKGIRAGEDEEQVARLFERQDLVSAPVINDDGIVIGRITIDDVVDVISDSAAHNMMSMAGLDEENDTYSPIVKSSQDRAVWLGINMATAFIAALVMSQFEASIAQIVALAVLSPVVASMGGIAGSQTLTLMIRGMATGHIGQSNLTWLVLRELGVGLINGSLWAIVIGVITFFWYHQVSLSLVIAAAILVNICIAVLSGTVLPFFLKAANIDPALSGSVILTTLTDVFGFLTFLGLATLFLL, from the coding sequence ATGCCTGCCAGCCTAACCGACGGACAATTAAATTCACACAAACAACAATTGGGTGCGGCACTGGAAAAGGCCGACCTGGACCTAGTGTCGATTTTAATCAACGCAGATATAGCGGTTGGTGATATCGCGCACCTTTTGGAGACCACCCCTCATAAACATCGCCTGACCCTGTGGGATTTTGTCGCCGACGCGTTGCAAGGCGAGGTGCTAACACACCTGAATGAGGACATTCAGCAGTCATTCCTGGCCCGCATGTCAGCCGAGGAAATCGTTGAAACCACGCACGACATCGATAACGATGACCTCGCGGATCTGCTGCAACAAATGCCCGAAGGCCGGTCCAGTCGAGTTCTCCAGCTCTTAGCACCGGAGGAGCGCTCGCAAGTTGAAGGGCTATTGGCCTACCCAGAGGACACCGCCGGCGGTTTGATGACCACCGATATGGTGACCGTTCGTGGCGATGTAACGGTCGCAGCGGTGTTGCGTTATTTACGCAAAATATCGCTTCCAGACGCCTTGGATCGCCTCTGGGTGACCAATCGTCAGTTCCATTACCAAGGCTCACTCGCGCTAACGGTTCTACTCACCGCCAAACCGTCTAGCCTGGTCTCAGATATCATGAACACCGATATCAAGGGCATCCGAGCCGGCGAAGATGAGGAACAGGTCGCACGTCTATTTGAGCGTCAAGATTTGGTGTCAGCCCCGGTCATAAACGACGACGGCATCGTCATTGGTCGTATTACCATCGATGACGTGGTCGATGTAATTAGCGATAGTGCGGCGCACAATATGATGAGCATGGCCGGCCTCGATGAAGAAAATGACACCTATTCCCCCATTGTAAAGAGCAGCCAAGACCGGGCCGTCTGGCTGGGTATTAATATGGCGACGGCCTTTATTGCCGCCCTAGTAATGAGTCAATTTGAAGCCTCAATTGCACAAATAGTGGCCTTGGCAGTATTGAGCCCTGTTGTCGCCAGCATGGGCGGTATCGCCGGCAGCCAAACCCTAACGCTAATGATCCGAGGCATGGCCACCGGCCACATTGGCCAATCCAATTTAACCTGGCTGGTCCTGCGGGAATTGGGCGTTGGCCTCATTAATGGCAGTCTGTGGGCTATTGTTATCGGCGTCATCACCTTCTTCTGGTATCATCAAGTATCATTGTCCTTGGTCATCGCTGCGGCAATTTTGGTCAATATTTGCATTGCTGTGCTCTCTGGTACCGTGCTGCCTTTTTTTCTTAAGGCCGCCAACATAGACCCGGCTTTGTCCGGCAGCGTGATCTTGACGACATTGACCGATGTTTTCGGTTTTTTGACATTTTTAGGCTTAGCAACACTTTTTTTACTATAA
- the yjgA gene encoding ribosome biogenesis factor YjgA — MNEFDDTHDDIEWVSKSEMKRDSHRLQAMGERLLGIKKSKLAKFPLNDELLAAIEESKRIKSNEAMRRHLQYIGKIMRVSDIEGIQRELDRLDPSSDLYLRVQNQAEYWREKLIKTEAADAEWFETYPDTDRQTFRNIVRAAKKEQPDDPAAPIAGGKNSKKLLKWIKEQLKK; from the coding sequence ATGAACGAATTTGACGATACCCACGACGATATTGAATGGGTCAGTAAGTCTGAAATGAAACGCGATAGCCACCGACTGCAGGCCATGGGTGAGCGTTTACTGGGCATTAAAAAAAGCAAGTTGGCCAAATTCCCCCTCAACGATGAACTGCTCGCTGCCATCGAAGAGAGCAAGCGGATAAAAAGCAATGAGGCGATGCGTCGTCACCTGCAATATATCGGCAAAATCATGCGTGTCTCCGATATCGAGGGCATTCAGCGCGAACTTGATCGTCTCGACCCATCCTCAGACCTCTATCTTCGGGTCCAGAATCAAGCCGAATATTGGCGCGAAAAGCTGATCAAGACCGAAGCGGCCGATGCGGAGTGGTTCGAAACCTATCCGGATACAGATCGGCAAACCTTTCGCAATATAGTGCGAGCGGCCAAGAAGGAGCAACCGGACGATCCGGCCGCACCGATTGCCGGCGGTAAAAACAGCAAAAAACTGCTCAAATGGATAAAAGAACAGCTTAAAAAATGA
- a CDS encoding sigma-70 family RNA polymerase sigma factor, which produces MTQQQIELREHFANQLEKVAQSQDTRAFEAIYTHFSPLIKSFGISSGLSYQGDHLPEELAQEVMLSIWRKAHLFDRRKAAPSTWIFTIARNQRIDILRRLRKYQNDLNADDVWELTSDTDLFGEIRDTRIQKNVNRELRHLPPEQKQIVAKVFLEDKSHQEVANELNLPLGTVKSRVRLAMQKLKLTMGVNEL; this is translated from the coding sequence ATGACGCAACAACAGATCGAACTCCGCGAACACTTTGCCAATCAGTTGGAAAAGGTCGCGCAGAGCCAAGACACACGTGCTTTTGAAGCGATCTATACGCATTTTTCGCCGCTTATAAAGTCGTTTGGAATTTCATCTGGCTTGAGTTATCAGGGCGACCATTTGCCAGAAGAACTGGCCCAAGAGGTGATGTTGTCTATTTGGCGCAAAGCCCACCTCTTTGATCGCCGCAAAGCAGCCCCCTCCACCTGGATATTTACTATAGCCCGGAATCAGCGTATCGATATCCTGCGCCGACTTCGTAAATATCAAAATGACCTCAATGCAGACGATGTATGGGAGCTCACCAGCGATACTGATTTGTTTGGCGAAATTCGTGATACCCGAATTCAAAAAAACGTCAATCGTGAGTTGCGCCATTTGCCGCCGGAACAAAAACAGATTGTAGCCAAGGTTTTCTTAGAAGATAAGAGTCATCAAGAGGTGGCAAACGAATTGAATTTACCACTGGGTACCGTCAAGAGCCGGGTTCGGCTGGCGATGCAAAAATTAAAACTAACCATGGGGGTAAATGAACTGTGA
- a CDS encoding ChrR family anti-sigma-E factor, translating into MTLWHPSSDKLIEFSSGVGSAAMNIAVSAHLHFCKDCLRQVVEYESVAAVLFEQQAEVTMAKDGFETLMERIVRQPVSRPSTTRVVPSRFPPVVEKLMAHGTDALCWKKPMKNLRVSQLLTDEQGLTLGLHHMKAGCRVPQHTHRGHEISLVIEGGFSDQMGSYGVGDFITLSTEHHHSPQADADGDCWLLSVVEAPVRLTGPLGWILNPFIKA; encoded by the coding sequence GTGACTCTATGGCATCCAAGTAGCGATAAGTTAATCGAGTTTTCCAGCGGCGTCGGCTCAGCTGCGATGAACATTGCTGTGTCGGCCCATCTGCATTTTTGCAAAGATTGCCTGCGACAGGTCGTCGAATATGAAAGTGTCGCTGCGGTATTATTCGAGCAGCAGGCAGAAGTCACAATGGCCAAAGACGGTTTTGAGACCCTGATGGAGCGTATTGTCAGACAACCGGTATCGAGGCCTAGCACCACGCGCGTTGTACCATCTCGCTTTCCCCCGGTGGTGGAAAAGCTAATGGCCCACGGCACTGACGCGCTGTGCTGGAAGAAGCCGATGAAAAATTTACGCGTAAGTCAGTTATTAACCGACGAACAGGGGCTGACGCTTGGTCTGCATCATATGAAGGCAGGTTGTCGAGTGCCGCAACACACCCATCGTGGTCATGAAATAAGCTTGGTGATTGAGGGTGGCTTTTCCGACCAAATGGGATCCTATGGCGTTGGTGACTTCATTACCCTGTCGACCGAACATCACCACTCGCCGCAGGCTGATGCCGATGGTGATTGCTGGTTGTTGTCTGTGGTCGAGGCACCCGTCCGCTTAACTGGCCCCTTGGGCTGGATACTCAATCCATTTATCAAGGCCTAA